One window of Bacillus sp. THAF10 genomic DNA carries:
- a CDS encoding CDGSH iron-sulfur domain-containing protein, translating into MSKVTIKVLDNGGFRVTGDVELIDAEGNKFEDKPAFTLCRCGLSKKLPYCDASHKGNFESCVRAVQVLND; encoded by the coding sequence ATGTCAAAAGTAACGATCAAAGTATTGGATAACGGTGGGTTTCGTGTAACTGGCGATGTCGAACTAATTGATGCAGAAGGAAATAAGTTTGAGGACAAGCCTGCATTCACTTTATGCCGATGTGGTCTTTCGAAAAAGCTTCCTTATTGCGATGCGTCCCATAAAGGAAACTTTGAGTCCTGTGTGCGCGCTGTCCAAGTATTAAATGACTAA
- a CDS encoding ABC transporter ATP-binding protein, whose product MSEALLTIKDLHVKSHREGRELLQGVNMEIAQGEMVGLIGESGSGKSLISKTIMGLLPKKMTGSGKLTYKQSSLNSPSSSKKRNILGKEIGIIFQDYRGSFTPYIQIGSQMVETIRTHFPLSKKEAKRLALDALHEMGLDAERVFKSYPFELSGGQVQRAAIATAIVLKPSLLICDEITTALDVLNGEKVLNYLTKMKEETGCAVLLITHDLTQAYKRTDRIYVMEKGQIVEEGLSEAIRCNHQHPYTKKLCGCLLSLPHEKELVMVP is encoded by the coding sequence ATGAGCGAAGCATTATTAACCATAAAAGATTTACATGTAAAAAGTCATAGAGAAGGTCGTGAACTTTTGCAGGGAGTAAACATGGAAATCGCACAAGGTGAAATGGTGGGGCTAATTGGAGAAAGCGGATCAGGAAAAAGCTTAATCTCAAAAACTATCATGGGCTTACTTCCGAAGAAAATGACTGGTAGCGGAAAACTAACCTATAAACAAAGCAGCCTGAATAGTCCCTCTTCCTCAAAAAAAAGGAACATCCTTGGAAAGGAAATCGGCATCATTTTTCAAGATTACCGGGGAAGCTTTACTCCCTATATTCAAATCGGAAGTCAAATGGTTGAAACCATTCGCACTCATTTTCCTCTCTCAAAAAAAGAAGCAAAACGTCTTGCTTTAGATGCTTTGCACGAGATGGGCTTGGATGCCGAAAGGGTGTTTAAGAGCTATCCCTTTGAGTTGAGTGGAGGTCAAGTACAGCGGGCGGCTATTGCGACTGCCATTGTTTTAAAGCCATCGCTACTGATTTGCGATGAAATTACAACCGCGTTAGATGTATTGAATGGAGAAAAAGTGTTGAATTATCTTACCAAAATGAAAGAGGAGACAGGGTGTGCAGTTCTTCTTATTACTCATGACCTTACACAAGCCTACAAACGAACAGACAGAATTTATGTCATGGAAAAAGGCCAAATAGTGGAGGAAGGATTATCCGAAGCGATTCGGTGTAACCATCAGCATCCTTATACAAAAAAATTATGCGGCTGTCTGCTTTCTCTTCCGCATGAAAAAGAACTGGTAATGGTACCATGA
- a CDS encoding iron-sulfur cluster biosynthesis family protein, which translates to MKVTFTEKAINKIKTKLDANEGKSLKLKYDTDGCGCVVSGVSALWITAEHDEDDVALDTNLGPLLMEKSKLVFFDEDMTVDFVESANSFMLKCPSQILNPRMSLLVVEGGAK; encoded by the coding sequence GTGAAAGTAACGTTTACAGAAAAAGCAATAAATAAAATAAAAACAAAGCTTGATGCTAATGAGGGAAAAAGCTTAAAGCTTAAATATGATACAGATGGATGCGGATGTGTAGTTAGTGGGGTGTCTGCATTATGGATTACCGCTGAGCATGATGAGGACGATGTGGCTCTGGATACAAACCTTGGGCCATTGCTAATGGAAAAGTCCAAGCTTGTCTTTTTTGACGAAGACATGACGGTGGATTTTGTGGAAAGCGCTAATAGCTTCATGCTAAAATGCCCAAGCCAAATCCTGAATCCACGGATGAGTTTGTTAGTAGTGGAGGGCGGCGCTAAATGA
- a CDS encoding radical SAM protein codes for MDINEKTPQRLLTKASGFLEGYTHTLNPYIGCAFGCSYCYVRQSPVGLFRKQEWGTWVDIKRNAQDKLAKELKLLRKKGQQIKIFMSSSTDPYQPVEHKEEITRALLEVMVEEQPDFLMVQTRSPLVTRDMDLLKKLGKNVLVSMTIETDVEDVRKRFSPAAPPIPARIAAVKSLYENGVPTQVAIAPALPFSDRFAQKLKGIVDRVCVDDFTGDGSGGKRSERLNVHEKYEEGEKTLWLKKNVQQLVYEKMCEVFPKEKVVKSPEGFFPPQPHSHL; via the coding sequence TTGGATATTAACGAAAAAACACCACAAAGGCTGCTAACAAAAGCAAGTGGTTTTCTTGAAGGCTATACCCACACACTAAATCCATACATTGGCTGTGCCTTTGGCTGCTCCTATTGTTATGTCAGACAAAGTCCAGTTGGCTTGTTTCGGAAGCAGGAATGGGGAACCTGGGTGGATATTAAAAGAAACGCGCAGGACAAACTTGCAAAAGAATTGAAGCTTCTAAGAAAAAAAGGTCAGCAAATTAAAATCTTCATGTCCTCCAGTACCGACCCATATCAACCAGTTGAACACAAGGAAGAAATTACGAGAGCTTTATTGGAGGTAATGGTAGAGGAGCAACCAGATTTTCTAATGGTGCAGACGAGAAGTCCCCTAGTGACAAGGGATATGGATCTTTTGAAAAAGTTGGGGAAAAACGTCCTCGTAAGTATGACAATTGAAACGGATGTAGAAGATGTCCGCAAGCGATTTTCTCCTGCTGCCCCACCCATACCGGCAAGAATAGCGGCAGTAAAATCCTTGTATGAGAATGGTGTGCCAACACAAGTAGCCATCGCACCAGCCCTGCCTTTTTCTGATCGTTTTGCACAAAAGCTTAAAGGAATCGTGGACAGGGTCTGTGTGGATGACTTTACTGGAGATGGCAGTGGTGGCAAAAGGTCGGAGCGGTTGAATGTTCATGAAAAATATGAAGAAGGTGAAAAAACTTTATGGCTGAAGAAAAATGTCCAGCAATTGGTCTATGAAAAAATGTGCGAGGTCTTTCCTAAAGAAAAGGTGGTAAAAAGTCCTGAGGGATTTTTTCCTCCGCAGCCTCATTCACACCTATAG
- the nikA gene encoding nickel ABC transporter substrate-binding protein, producing the protein MKKYLIGLVMIVLALLVGCNSNEQSQSQEQSEKKSLTMLFSFPSKTMDPHQDWMGVRAGVAETLVKIDENLEIQPWLAESWEQKDERSWSFKIREDITFHDGTKVDAEAVKASFERVLETNEAIAASLKIESMKANGQEITFMTKEAYPAFLSELVHTNASIIKADAENIGEKPIATGPFKVKSFTSEAEVKLEKYEAYWDGAAKLDEVTITFNSDGNVRAMALQSGDADIAYHLPPETLKPIESAENLRVESVPSLRVHFLLYNQAKPALQDENVRKALDHLVNRPVAVEEIMSGHATEAFGPFNPDFPFAGEGTVSSYDPKQAEALLKEAGYEKNKNGQLEKDGEVLSLKLATYQGRPELPLIAQYLQGEAKKIGVEIEIVTIENIDSYLWEKQKEWDIVTYSNLTAPRGDGGYFFNVAYLPEGALNPGQIDIPELNKVTAELNQTADKGKRMELQKNAVSILQEKLPHSFIMHPHIVVGVNNRVKDWAPGSEEYYLITNKMDVKK; encoded by the coding sequence ATGAAAAAATATCTTATTGGATTAGTAATGATCGTACTCGCGCTTCTTGTTGGGTGCAATAGCAATGAACAATCACAATCTCAAGAGCAGTCGGAGAAAAAATCTCTTACCATGTTATTTAGCTTTCCGTCTAAAACGATGGATCCACATCAGGATTGGATGGGAGTGAGAGCTGGGGTAGCGGAGACGTTGGTAAAAATAGATGAAAATCTTGAAATTCAACCATGGCTTGCTGAATCCTGGGAGCAAAAGGATGAAAGAAGCTGGTCCTTCAAAATTCGAGAGGACATCACATTTCATGACGGAACTAAGGTTGACGCTGAAGCGGTGAAGGCTTCCTTTGAGAGAGTGCTTGAAACGAACGAAGCGATTGCAGCCAGTCTGAAGATTGAATCGATGAAGGCAAATGGACAAGAGATTACGTTTATGACGAAGGAAGCTTATCCAGCGTTTCTTTCAGAACTTGTTCATACAAATGCCTCCATTATTAAAGCAGATGCAGAAAATATTGGAGAAAAGCCGATAGCAACAGGTCCTTTTAAGGTGAAAAGCTTTACCTCAGAAGCAGAGGTGAAATTAGAAAAGTATGAAGCGTATTGGGATGGAGCAGCTAAGCTTGATGAAGTAACTATCACATTTAACTCAGACGGAAATGTTCGGGCGATGGCCCTTCAATCTGGAGATGCGGATATTGCTTATCACCTGCCTCCAGAAACGTTGAAGCCGATTGAGAGTGCCGAAAATTTACGAGTGGAATCTGTCCCAAGTCTAAGGGTTCATTTTCTCCTCTATAACCAAGCGAAGCCAGCATTGCAGGATGAAAATGTTCGTAAGGCATTGGATCATCTCGTAAATCGCCCAGTCGCTGTAGAGGAAATCATGAGCGGTCATGCAACGGAGGCATTCGGACCGTTTAACCCTGATTTTCCTTTCGCAGGGGAAGGGACGGTCTCCTCCTATGATCCAAAACAAGCAGAAGCATTATTAAAAGAGGCAGGCTATGAAAAAAATAAGAATGGTCAGTTAGAGAAAGACGGGGAAGTGCTATCGCTTAAACTAGCTACCTATCAAGGCAGACCAGAGCTTCCGCTTATTGCACAATATCTTCAAGGGGAAGCGAAAAAAATCGGTGTCGAAATTGAGATTGTAACAATTGAAAACATAGACAGCTACCTTTGGGAGAAGCAAAAGGAGTGGGATATTGTTACCTATTCCAATTTAACTGCTCCACGTGGAGATGGCGGTTATTTCTTCAATGTGGCTTATTTACCAGAAGGGGCTTTGAACCCAGGGCAAATTGATATTCCTGAACTGAATAAAGTTACGGCAGAATTGAATCAAACTGCTGACAAGGGTAAACGAATGGAGCTTCAAAAAAATGCAGTTTCGATTTTGCAGGAGAAATTGCCACACTCCTTTATCATGCACCCTCACATTGTTGTTGGTGTGAATAATCGAGTGAAAGATTGGGCTCCAGGTTCAGAAGAATACTATTTAATTACTAATAAAATGGATGTGAAGAAATAA
- a CDS encoding DUF3221 domain-containing protein has product MIKKTPHKKILLLSMLILVFFVLLNGVNPQKNSSVDLTKLPDDYFTIDGYIASKRLDSIWVSEQPVSYKLRVLGYVTSDYGEGTIVVSQHPDSEEQDIFSTLKTNQKVRIYGDYLRESSPPKIAAYYIEIIDN; this is encoded by the coding sequence TTGATTAAGAAGACTCCTCATAAGAAAATACTATTGCTGTCTATGCTGATATTAGTGTTTTTTGTATTATTAAACGGAGTAAACCCTCAAAAAAATTCGTCTGTTGACTTAACCAAATTACCAGATGATTATTTCACGATTGATGGTTACATTGCTTCCAAGAGGCTTGATTCAATTTGGGTTTCAGAACAACCCGTCAGTTATAAACTAAGGGTTTTGGGTTACGTTACTTCTGACTACGGCGAAGGGACCATTGTTGTATCTCAACATCCAGACTCTGAGGAACAAGATATTTTTAGTACACTCAAGACTAATCAAAAAGTACGTATTTATGGTGATTATTTAAGAGAATCTTCACCACCTAAAATAGCAGCTTACTATATAGAGATAATTGATAATTAA
- a CDS encoding DUF2552 family protein: protein MSKLNALKNVAQSKTWASFLNHNHPYSLLHWSIGGLNSEDKDVWLLQDEVTFEVREFTDLDAAVVWISENMDGITDVLG from the coding sequence ATGAGCAAACTAAATGCCTTGAAAAATGTAGCACAGTCCAAAACATGGGCGTCCTTTTTAAATCATAATCATCCATATAGCTTGTTGCATTGGTCCATTGGTGGCCTCAACTCAGAAGACAAGGACGTTTGGTTACTCCAGGATGAAGTAACGTTTGAGGTGCGGGAGTTTACTGATTTAGATGCAGCTGTGGTGTGGATTTCTGAAAATATGGATGGAATAACAGATGTGTTAGGGTGA
- a CDS encoding HAD family hydrolase: protein MDSIIFDLDGTLWDSRETVLVAWNKILKNHKQVDRELTSEDFKATMGLQMPEIGKRFFPDLDESTRNQLLNECGSAEQVLLEAKGGQLYDGVEEVLKSLSEKYKLFIVSNCQEGYIEAFYKYHQLDKHFIDFENPGRTGLSKGENIKLVIERNQLKSPVYVGDTLGDQEAAKAAGIPFVYACYGFGEASEYDYKIKKLEDLLIIF from the coding sequence ATGGACAGCATTATTTTCGATTTAGACGGAACGTTATGGGACTCTCGCGAAACGGTATTAGTCGCTTGGAACAAAATTTTAAAAAATCACAAGCAAGTGGATAGAGAATTAACCAGTGAGGATTTTAAAGCAACAATGGGGTTACAGATGCCTGAAATAGGGAAACGCTTTTTCCCGGATCTAGATGAGTCCACTCGCAACCAGCTTTTGAACGAATGTGGAAGTGCTGAGCAAGTGCTTTTAGAAGCAAAAGGCGGCCAGCTATACGACGGCGTGGAAGAGGTATTAAAGAGTTTATCAGAAAAGTACAAGCTTTTCATCGTAAGCAACTGTCAGGAAGGCTATATTGAAGCCTTTTACAAATATCATCAGCTTGACAAGCATTTTATTGATTTTGAAAATCCGGGAAGAACTGGGCTGTCAAAGGGGGAAAATATCAAGCTTGTTATAGAGAGAAATCAATTAAAAAGTCCAGTTTATGTAGGAGATACGCTCGGAGATCAAGAGGCTGCAAAGGCGGCTGGAATTCCTTTTGTATATGCCTGCTATGGCTTTGGAGAAGCTTCAGAATATGACTATAAAATAAAAAAACTGGAAGATTTATTAATAATCTTTTGA
- a CDS encoding MATE family efflux transporter: protein MGNHALALKKHETTKIYGSRQYWGLAFPLIIAGISTPIIGAVDTAVVGRLPEPSAIGGVAIGAVIFNTMYWLFGFLRVSTSGFTAQAQGARNDKEEILCLVRPILIAVLLGVLFIIFQRQLLTIALHIFGGSAAVSTLAASYFSIRIWGAPFILISYCLVGWLIGMGKVRLSLATQLIMNLLNILLSILFVLGLNLGVEGVAYATLIAEISAVLFGGIVVFFLNKSKLSLLTVQETIRWKAIKNMLSVNRDLFLRTICLLIMTGIFTSKGAALGDVTLAANAILLQIHYIMAYLVGGFANASSILSGRAIGGGDSLLFKRMLTLSVIWGAITAVSLALSMIIFGETLISIFTNMDDVKQLALQHMWWMVIFPIVGFWGLMLEGVFSGATDATSIRNSIFFALVLFLVAIWMAVPTFQNQGLWLAFVLFSLSRSLFLWMYIPGLVRRISL, encoded by the coding sequence ATGGGAAATCATGCGTTGGCATTAAAGAAACACGAGACAACTAAAATATATGGTAGCCGGCAATATTGGGGTCTCGCATTTCCATTGATTATAGCCGGAATCTCTACTCCCATCATTGGTGCAGTTGATACGGCAGTGGTAGGCAGATTGCCAGAGCCTTCTGCTATTGGCGGAGTTGCTATTGGAGCGGTTATTTTTAACACGATGTATTGGTTGTTCGGTTTCTTGAGGGTTAGTACGAGCGGATTTACAGCCCAAGCGCAAGGAGCAAGGAATGATAAAGAAGAAATATTATGTTTAGTAAGACCGATATTAATAGCAGTTCTGCTCGGGGTGTTATTTATTATTTTTCAACGCCAACTTTTAACAATTGCGCTTCATATATTTGGTGGAAGTGCAGCCGTTTCCACCCTTGCAGCCTCTTACTTTTCCATCCGTATCTGGGGTGCGCCATTTATCTTGATAAGCTATTGCTTAGTTGGCTGGTTAATAGGGATGGGAAAGGTACGGTTATCGCTTGCAACCCAATTGATCATGAATCTCTTAAACATCTTATTAAGTATTCTCTTTGTACTAGGTCTAAATTTAGGTGTGGAAGGAGTGGCTTATGCAACGTTAATTGCTGAGATCTCGGCAGTGCTATTCGGTGGAATCGTCGTATTCTTCTTAAACAAAAGCAAATTATCTTTATTAACGGTCCAGGAAACAATACGATGGAAGGCAATAAAAAATATGCTAAGCGTCAATCGGGATTTATTTTTACGAACTATATGCCTTCTAATTATGACAGGGATCTTTACCTCGAAAGGAGCAGCACTTGGAGACGTTACACTTGCAGCCAATGCCATATTATTACAAATCCATTATATCATGGCGTATTTAGTAGGAGGCTTTGCGAACGCATCCAGCATCCTTTCTGGTAGAGCAATCGGGGGAGGAGATTCTCTCTTGTTTAAACGTATGCTCACTCTGTCAGTAATTTGGGGAGCCATAACAGCGGTTAGTTTAGCACTAAGTATGATTATTTTTGGAGAGACTTTAATTAGTATCTTTACGAACATGGATGATGTAAAACAATTAGCACTACAGCATATGTGGTGGATGGTAATTTTCCCAATCGTAGGTTTTTGGGGGCTGATGTTGGAAGGAGTCTTTTCAGGTGCAACAGATGCTACTTCTATTCGAAACTCCATTTTCTTCGCGTTAGTTCTTTTTTTAGTTGCGATATGGATGGCGGTTCCAACATTTCAAAATCAAGGACTTTGGCTCGCATTTGTTTTATTTAGTCTATCACGGTCTTTGTTTTTGTGGATGTACATACCTGGGCTGGTTAGAAGAATATCACTATAA
- the nikC gene encoding nickel transporter permease: MENAVIKMKQVRFLPKRPLLIGLLFTLTLMTLTVFGSYFLPHDPFLIDMGNRLQPASSSHWLGTDQLGRDVLSRLLLGAKLTVGLGVLAIIFSILIGVPIGLFSGYIGGKLDAVFMRIIDAILAFPDFILAIAIAGILGPSLTNIIIAIILVRWIVYARVVRGLVLAEKEKEYVKVSKIVHSSHTKTIRLHLLPQIMPEVIAMAAVDIGKIILMISALSYIGLGAQPPIPEWGAMLNDGRAYFQVVPALMIYPGVAIMLTVLTFNLLGDGLKSNFDTRKGSDGK; this comes from the coding sequence ATGGAGAATGCAGTAATAAAAATGAAGCAAGTTCGCTTCCTTCCTAAACGTCCACTGTTAATAGGGTTATTATTTACTCTGACTTTAATGACTCTTACAGTGTTTGGAAGCTATTTTCTTCCCCATGACCCTTTTTTGATTGATATGGGGAATCGGTTACAACCCGCATCTTCTAGCCATTGGTTAGGAACAGATCAGCTAGGCAGAGATGTCTTGTCAAGACTTCTATTGGGGGCAAAATTAACCGTTGGACTTGGTGTGCTTGCCATTATTTTTTCTATTTTGATTGGCGTTCCCATTGGCTTGTTTTCTGGCTATATTGGAGGGAAATTGGATGCGGTTTTTATGAGAATAATAGATGCCATCTTAGCTTTTCCTGACTTTATTCTAGCAATCGCCATTGCCGGGATACTTGGCCCGAGTCTTACCAACATCATTATTGCTATCATTTTAGTTCGTTGGATAGTTTATGCAAGGGTGGTGAGGGGGCTTGTGCTAGCTGAAAAGGAAAAAGAGTACGTAAAGGTGTCAAAAATAGTTCACTCCAGCCATACGAAAACCATCCGTTTACACTTGCTACCACAAATAATGCCAGAGGTGATAGCGATGGCAGCGGTGGATATTGGGAAAATAATCTTAATGATTTCTGCGTTATCCTACATAGGTCTTGGTGCTCAACCCCCTATTCCGGAATGGGGAGCGATGTTAAATGATGGCCGTGCTTATTTTCAAGTAGTGCCCGCCCTAATGATTTACCCAGGTGTCGCCATCATGCTAACGGTCTTAACCTTTAACCTGCTGGGTGACGGACTAAAAAGTAATTTTGACACGAGAAAAGGAAGTGATGGGAAATGA
- the nikB gene encoding nickel ABC transporter permease, with amino-acid sequence MMRSSLSIIGSRLLQLIVMILLLSFITFVLMKLTPGDPIGAVLQVDDVVSTKEDKQKVMEEYGFDQPILKQYGNWLLDLAQLDLGNSIISKKPVIEIIVEKLPATFLLAAGGLTALLIIAVPLGVLGAIYEGRWPDYLSRVIAMLGASIPSFWLGLLFIYFFSLKWNLLPVMGKGSLAHFILPSLTLGIAMAPMYIKLLRERLISTLQSNYIEAAYARGLNKHRVLVFHALRGSLISIVTMFGLSIGSLLGGITVIEILFSWPGMGDLIVKAVMQRDYPLIQGYIIVVGVIVVMTNLMVDFIYNLINPQIKLGKGWG; translated from the coding sequence ATGATGCGTTCGTCTCTTTCTATCATTGGTTCAAGGCTGTTGCAATTAATCGTCATGATACTACTTCTGTCGTTTATAACGTTTGTGTTGATGAAACTTACACCAGGTGATCCGATTGGTGCAGTATTACAAGTAGATGATGTGGTGTCTACCAAAGAAGATAAACAAAAAGTGATGGAGGAGTATGGCTTTGATCAGCCGATTCTAAAACAGTATGGGAACTGGTTACTTGACTTAGCACAACTTGATTTAGGGAATTCCATCATCTCCAAAAAACCGGTTATTGAAATAATAGTGGAAAAGTTGCCCGCAACATTTCTTTTGGCAGCAGGTGGTTTGACGGCACTATTGATCATTGCTGTGCCATTGGGAGTTCTAGGTGCCATTTATGAAGGGCGCTGGCCAGATTACTTGAGCAGAGTGATTGCCATGCTTGGAGCATCTATTCCAAGCTTTTGGCTAGGTTTGCTTTTTATCTATTTTTTCTCATTGAAATGGAACCTCTTACCTGTCATGGGAAAGGGAAGCCTCGCTCATTTTATTTTGCCATCCCTGACATTAGGGATAGCCATGGCTCCAATGTATATCAAACTGCTTCGAGAGAGACTCATTAGTACACTGCAAAGTAATTATATTGAAGCAGCGTATGCTAGAGGACTAAATAAACATCGTGTGCTTGTCTTTCACGCACTCAGAGGAAGTCTAATTTCAATTGTAACCATGTTTGGCTTAAGTATTGGCAGTCTTTTAGGCGGGATCACGGTCATTGAAATTTTATTCTCTTGGCCAGGGATGGGAGATCTGATTGTAAAAGCCGTCATGCAGAGAGACTATCCATTAATACAAGGCTATATTATTGTGGTGGGAGTTATCGTAGTGATGACAAATCTAATGGTAGATTTCATATACAACCTAATTAATCCGCAAATCAAGCTTGGGAAGGGGTGGGGATAA
- a CDS encoding DMT family transporter: MNKGILLAIVSSLTFSIMNVFVKAASETIPVSEIVFFRSFIGVCLIFLLMRKAKVAFSKKGIPMLILRGALGALYLLAYFFTIAHISLGDASILAHLSPFFAIFLSGYFLKEKMNLRMFKLFPLFILGAVLIVNPFSFHSYSVFALVGILSAFLAACASTSIRYLSKSHHQYEIVFYFLAAGALVSLPLMWNEYVIPTPIGWFYLVCIGVVSLLGQLVLTSAFTHENIMVVEIVRYIGIFFNVMWGFVIWGETLSLLTLLGGALIIGASIALSRDRMPKATIVPFVVKTK; this comes from the coding sequence ATGAATAAAGGAATTTTGTTAGCGATTGTATCTTCTCTAACGTTTAGTATCATGAATGTGTTTGTAAAGGCGGCAAGTGAAACGATACCAGTTTCAGAAATTGTTTTTTTTAGAAGCTTTATTGGCGTTTGCCTTATTTTTCTGTTAATGAGGAAGGCCAAAGTAGCTTTTTCAAAAAAAGGGATTCCAATGTTAATTCTCCGTGGTGCATTGGGTGCTTTATATTTACTCGCATACTTCTTCACCATTGCACATATTTCCTTGGGTGATGCCAGCATCTTGGCACACTTGTCCCCTTTCTTTGCGATTTTTCTTTCAGGATATTTTTTAAAAGAGAAGATGAATTTGCGAATGTTTAAGCTATTTCCGTTGTTCATTTTAGGGGCGGTATTGATTGTGAATCCGTTTAGTTTTCATTCCTATTCGGTGTTTGCATTAGTCGGGATTCTAAGTGCCTTTTTAGCGGCTTGTGCTTCGACCTCCATTCGCTATTTAAGTAAAAGTCATCATCAATATGAAATTGTTTTTTATTTTCTTGCAGCTGGAGCACTTGTGTCATTACCCCTAATGTGGAATGAATATGTGATTCCTACACCTATTGGGTGGTTTTATTTAGTTTGTATTGGGGTCGTATCCTTATTGGGGCAGCTTGTTCTGACAAGTGCCTTTACCCATGAAAACATCATGGTGGTAGAAATTGTACGATACATAGGCATCTTTTTTAATGTGATGTGGGGATTTGTTATTTGGGGAGAGACCTTAAGCCTGCTTACTTTGCTAGGTGGTGCACTGATTATCGGTGCGTCAATTGCGCTCTCTAGAGATAGAATGCCAAAAGCAACGATAGTCCCATTCGTTGTAAAAACAAAATAA
- a CDS encoding GNAT family N-acetyltransferase has translation MFKTILNSTTYLQLLERKHADELFYLIDGSKESIGKWLSFPTRTEGVEDCTTFIEKSLQRYAKNNGYWAGIWHEGRLVGSIGYLYIDSDAKKTEIGYWLGKEYEGKGLATIAVRAMITNAFRNLHLEKVEINVASQNWKSQRIPKQLGFKEEGVIRNYEYLNGEYLDRVVYGLLRHEWKIREMSSESS, from the coding sequence ATGTTTAAAACAATACTCAACAGTACGACCTATCTCCAATTATTAGAAAGAAAACATGCAGATGAATTGTTTTATTTAATAGATGGCAGCAAAGAAAGCATAGGAAAATGGCTATCCTTTCCAACCAGAACAGAAGGGGTGGAGGACTGCACTACATTTATTGAGAAATCACTACAACGTTATGCTAAGAATAATGGCTACTGGGCAGGCATCTGGCACGAAGGAAGATTAGTGGGCTCCATCGGTTATCTGTACATAGATTCTGATGCAAAAAAGACGGAAATAGGGTATTGGTTAGGAAAAGAATACGAAGGTAAAGGTTTAGCTACTATTGCGGTAAGGGCGATGATCACGAATGCATTTAGGAATCTTCATCTGGAAAAAGTGGAGATAAACGTGGCTAGCCAAAACTGGAAGAGTCAAAGGATTCCGAAACAACTTGGCTTTAAAGAAGAAGGTGTCATTCGTAATTATGAATACTTAAACGGAGAATACCTTGACAGGGTAGTGTATGGGTTGCTAAGGCATGAATGGAAAATACGGGAGATGTCTTCAGAATCAAGTTAA
- a CDS encoding ABC transporter ATP-binding protein, producing MKQLQVKNLSSYYSRDVHALKNISFQLNEGQALGIVGESGSGKSTLAKVLLGLHSIHHGEIIFDGKSSPPKGKHLRLYRKNVQMIFQDANSTLNPKLPIWKSLLEPLDNFKEFTPSFLKGTEFTKKEKAEKLLELVGLESSMVHRYPSELSGGQKQRVSIARAISLEPSFLICDEPTASLDVTVQKHILQLLKDLQTKTNMAILFISHDIRAVSFLCENILVMKNGEAVDQFSIKDLYNKERHHYTQALIQAASL from the coding sequence ATGAAGCAGCTTCAAGTAAAAAATCTATCAAGCTATTATTCTCGAGATGTTCATGCACTTAAAAATATTTCCTTTCAACTGAATGAAGGACAAGCCTTAGGAATTGTTGGAGAAAGTGGAAGTGGTAAAAGTACTTTAGCCAAGGTGCTACTCGGTCTCCATTCCATCCATCACGGGGAGATTATCTTCGACGGTAAGTCTAGTCCACCAAAAGGCAAACACCTGCGACTTTATCGTAAAAATGTACAAATGATCTTTCAAGATGCCAACAGTACATTAAACCCGAAGCTACCTATTTGGAAAAGTCTGTTGGAGCCTCTTGATAATTTTAAAGAATTCACTCCTTCATTTTTAAAGGGAACAGAATTCACGAAAAAAGAAAAAGCAGAGAAACTACTAGAACTAGTAGGTCTAGAAAGTTCCATGGTCCATCGATATCCAAGCGAATTAAGCGGCGGACAAAAGCAACGAGTGAGTATTGCCCGTGCCATAAGCCTTGAGCCTTCCTTCCTTATCTGTGACGAACCAACTGCAAGTCTTGATGTCACCGTGCAAAAGCATATTTTACAGCTGCTTAAGGACCTCCAAACCAAAACCAATATGGCAATCCTTTTTATTTCTCACGACATAAGGGCCGTGTCTTTTTTGTGCGAAAACATCCTTGTCATGAAAAATGGAGAAGCAGTAGATCAATTTTCAATAAAAGATCTATACAACAAAGAAAGGCACCATTATACTCAGGCATTGATTCAAGCGGCCTCTTTGTAG